A single Denticeps clupeoides chromosome 7, fDenClu1.1, whole genome shotgun sequence DNA region contains:
- the elof1 gene encoding transcription elongation factor 1 homolog, translating to MGRRKSKRKPPPKKKMTGNLDTQFTCPFCNHEKSCDVKMERSRNTGIISCTVCLEEFQTPITYLSEPVDVYSDWIDACEAANQ from the exons ATGGGGCGCCGGAAATCGAAGCGCAAGCCCCCTCCTAAGAAGAAAATGACTGGGAACCTGGACACCCAGTTCACCTGCCCCTTCTGCAACCACGAGAAGTCGTGTGACGTCAAGAT GGAACGGAGTCGGAATACGGGAATAATTTCGTGCACCGTGTGCCTGGAGGAGTTCCAGACGCCTATAACCT ATCTTTCCGAACCTGTGGACGTGTACAGCGATTGGATAGATGCTTGTGAAGCCGCCAATCAGTAG
- the cnn1b gene encoding calponin-1, translated as MTTHFRSGPAFGLSAEVKSKLAQKYDPQKEEELRLWIKEVTGRTLPDNFMEGLKDGVVLCELINNLQPGAVKKINNPTQNWHKLENIGHFVRAITEYGLKPHDIFEANDLFENVNHTQVQSTLITLAGMAKSKGFHCKFDIGVKYAAKQQRRFAPEKLKEGRNVIGLQMGTNKFASQKGMTSYGTRRHLYDPKTGMENPLDQSTISLQMGTNKGANQSGMTAPGTKRQIFDKKLDMELCDTSVVSLQMGTNKVASQKGMTVYGLPRQVYDSKYCSNPDDYLNNGQEIDGYQYPD; from the exons ATGACAACCCACTTCAGGAGCGGCCCGGCGTTCGGACTTTCTGCTGAGGTCAAAAGCAAG CTTGCCCAGAAATATGACccccagaaggaggaggagcttaGGCTCTGGATCAAGGAGGTGACCGGCCGCACGCTACCCGACAACTTCATGGAAGGCCTGAAGGACGGGGTCGTCCTCTGCGA ACTCATCAACAACTTGCAGCCTGGCGCCGTGAAAAAGATCAACAACCCCACCCAGAACTGGCACAAG CTGGAAAACATTGGCCACTTTGTCCGTGCCATTACGGAATACGGGCTAAAGCCACACGACATCTTTGAGGCCAACGATCTTTTTGAGAATGTCAACCACACTCAAGTCCAGAGCACACTCATCACCCTCGCTGGCATG GCCAAGTCTAAAGGCTTCCACTGCAAATTTGACATTGGGGTGAAATACGCTGCAAAACAGCAGCGCAGATTTGCTCCCGAGAAACTGAAGGAGGGACGCAATGTCATTGGCCTGCAG ATGGGCACCAACAAATTTGCTAGCCAGAAGGGCATGACCTCGTACGGTACACGGCGCCACCTCTATGACCCCAAGACTGGCATGGAGAACCCTCTTGACCAATCTACCATCAGTCTACAGATGGGAACTAATAAAGGAGCTAACCAG TCTGGCATGACAGCCCCAGGCACCAAGAGGCAGATCTTTGACAAGAAGCTGGACATGGAGCTGTGTGACACTTCTGTCGTGTCACTGCAAATGGGCACCAACAAAGTGGCCTCACAGAAAGGCATGACAGTTTACGGGCTTCCCCGCCAGGTCTACGACAGCAAGTACTGCTCCAACCCAGACGACTACCTGAACAATGGCCAGGAGATCGATGGCTACCAGTATCCTGactag
- the tlcd4b gene encoding TLC domain-containing protein 4-B, with translation METRELAIVASSFVGFQLLFYGVSPLLSSIITKGYGVLPSSKHCEWNSRLVSTIHALIVGLLCLYILWFDDAVNADPVWGDPSLVKVNVAITSGYLIYDLVLLACNWSTMGDSFFVCHHLAALYAYSYVLTRGVLPYFANFRLISELSTPFVNQRWFFEALRYPRSHRLVVANGVAMAVVFFLVRIAVMPPYYASVVATFGTPAFERLGLGAQVAWIVSCVCLDILNTVWMYRIARGCYKVLTGAPSSKAKGPDSERNKQNHVNNHTD, from the exons ATGGAGACAAGAGAGTTGGCTATAGTGGCCAGCAGCTTTGTGGGCTTCCAGCTGCTCTTCTATGGGGTCAGCCCCCTGCTCTCATCCATCATCACCAAAGGCTACGGTGTCCTGCCCTCCTCCAAACACTGCGAGTGGAACTCTAG GCTGGTGTCCACCATCCACGCTCTGATTGTTGGTCTCCTCTGTCTCTACATCTTGTGGTTTGACGATGCTGTCAATGCAGATCCAGTCTG GGGAGACCCCAGTCTGGTTAAGGTCAACGTGGCAATAACCAGTGGATATCTAATATATG ACTTGGTGTTGCTGGCCTGCAACTGGAGCACGATGGGAGACAGCTTTTTCGTCTGTCACCACTTGGCGGCGCTTTACGCTTACAGTTATGTCCTG ACACGTGGAGTGCTCCCATACTTTGCCAACTTTCGTCTTATTTCGGAGTTGTCCACTCCTTTCGTGAACCAAAG GTGGTTTTTTGAGGCACTCCGTTACCCACGTTCCCATCGACTCGTGGTGGCCAATGGTGTGGCCATGGCCGTGGTCTTTTTTCTGGTGCGCATTGCTGTAATGCCTCCATACTACGCCAGTGTGGTGGCCACCTTTGGCACACCAGCCTTCGAGCGCCTTGGTCTCGGGGCTCAAGTTGCCTGGATCGTTTCCTGTGTGTGCTTGGACATCCTCAACACCGTCTGGATGTACAGGATCGCTCGTGGGTGTTACAAGGTCCTCACGGGTGCACCGTCCAGCAAGGCCAAGGGCCCAGACAGCGAGCGCAATAAACAGAACCATGTCAACAATCACACAGActga